The genomic interval CCGATCGTCTGGGCTACCACCCCAGCGCGGGAGATGGGCTACACGCTGGCGGACAGGATCATGCAGCGCATAGACAATATGGATGTGCAGGCCGGGCACCAGATTGTGTCGGCGCGGCTGGTGACGGTGAAGTAATCTCCGCTGCACATCGCCCGGCAATAAAAAACCCCTCATGCGAGGGGTTTTGACGTTTACTGCTGCGGTGCCGCGGGAGCGGCTGGCGCTGCCGGTTCAGCCGGTTCCGGCATCCCCAGCGTCGGCATACCAAACATGCCGACGAAGTCTTCCAGCGGCATCTTGTCGCCGTTGAGCGTTACCTGGCCGTTGGCATACTGCAGGCTGGTGGAAATCGTGTTGTTGTCCACTTTGGTGATGCGGAACATCTGGCCCATTGCCGCCAGACCTTTCACCTGCTGGTTCGCCAGCTTGCCGGCGTCTTCATCGCCGTAGCCTTCCAGCTTCGCAATCTGGGTCATAAACTCGGTCGCCATATCCATCGGGATGGTCAGCTTGCTGTCGAGCGACTTCACGCTGCGATCCACTTCCTGCGCCAGCGTCTGCGGTTCACCCGTTGCGGTTGCCGGATCTTTCAGGAACAGAGACAGATTAAAGCTGGTTTCGCCTTTGCTGTTTTTCCAGCTCAGCGGCGCAACGGTTACCACCGGCTCGCCTTTCAGCAGGACAGGCAGGTTGTTGAACAGTACCGCCATCGCCTGCTGCTGGTACACTTCAGGGTTCTGCTGCAGCGCGGCATCGGTCAGCAGCGCCTGGCTCTCTTTGCTGTATTTCTGGCTAAACTCGTGCCATGCCTGGCCGTCGATATTGCCGATCTTCAGCGACAGTTTGCCGGTGCCCAGGTCCTGATTCTGCACCTTCAGGCTCTTCAGCGTGTAATCCAGCTGCGTGTTGATGCTCTTACCGTCTTTGGAAACGTCGGATTTGCCGTTGACGTCCATGCCTTCCAGCACGGCCATCTCTTTTCCTTCAACCGCAATGGCAACCTTGTCGAGAGACAGTTTTTGATCGCCGATACGTTCCTGGAAATCGGTCATTCGGCTGTTACCGTCTGCTTTCAGGTTGCTGAAGGTAAGCTGAACCTTTTGGTTATATTCGTTCACGGCATTGACCAGGCCGCTTTCCGCTTCACCCGTCAGAGAGAACACATTTCCGTCGCGGTCAGCATCGAGTTTGAAGTGACCGCCGCTGAAGGCGACTTTCTCATTCTCTTTCTCGTAGTTCAGCGCTTTCAGGGCAATATCGGAACTTGTGTCACCGGCATAGCTAATTCGGGTATTAATGTCGAAAGGCGATTCATTCTTCGCCAGGTCAAACAGCGGTTTGGTGACGTCGTTATTCACCAGCACGGTATGAACGGACGCCATCGACGGGATCAGGTTAAAGGACTTCAGCTGCGCCAGCGGCAGCGGACCGTGGCTCACCACCTCGTCCAGCACCACGCTCTGGCCCGGTTTCAGCCAGCCGTTTTCAGCACCGGCAACCGGCTTCACTACCAGCTGCATACGGCTGGTAAACACGCCGCGATGATAATTCTGGTAGCTCAGCTCAAGACCTGCCTCCGGCGCGCTGCGCTTAATTTCGCCGTTAGCCTGCGCCACCATCTCAGCCAGACGGCCTTCCAGCTGTTTTCCGGTAAACCAGGAGGCTCCCGTCCAGACCACGCCCAACGCTACAATCACTCCAACCGCTACGACCGATTTTTTCATTGCGACTATCCCTAAAATGAAACCAGGCGGTAAAAACCGCCTGGAGATATTAAGCCTGCAACTAGCTTAGCAAGAGTTGTTAAAAAATTCAGTAAGTGCTTAAAGCTTATTAAAAACGCGCGCCAGACGACCGGTGCCGCTTACGCTGACCGGTGATTCACTGGCTGCAACGAATGCTGACTCACCGGGCTTGAGCACCAGACGCTGTTCGCCTTTGCGCAGCGTCGCTTCGCCCTCCACGCAGAACAGAATCGCGGCGCTTTCCTGTGCGATGGCGGTTTCGGCCTGGCTCAGGTCGTGCAGGGAGAAGGCAAAATCCTCAACCGGAATCGGGAAGTCCAGCTCAGCGCCATTTTTCACCGGCTGAGTCAGCAGCTCCGCGGCAGGTTTCGCCACAAACTTCACGTTGGCAACCAGCTCAGGAATATCGATGTATTTCGGCGTCAGGCCCGCGCGCAGCACGTTATCGGAGTTAGCCATTACCTCCAGCGCCACGCCCTGCAGGTAGGCGTGTGGGGTTTCAGCGAACAGGAACATCGCTTCGCCCGGGTTGAGCTTCACCACGTTCAGCAGCAGAGGGGAGAACAGGCCGCTGTCGTCCGGGTAGAATTCGGCGATCAGACGGATAGTCTCCCAGGGCTCACCCTGCTGGCTGCCCAGAGCCGCTTTCAGCACCGCCAGCGCGTGAGATTTCTCTTCACCCTGCATATTCAGCAGGCTGGCAAACAGCTGGCTCAGCGCGTCCGCGTTCGGGTTTTCAAGGAAGTGGGCGATAGCCTTGTGGGCACCCGCGACCGGTTGCAGCAGAGAAACGATCTCTGAAAACTCGCGAAACGCGTTCATCGCCAGGAACGGGGTCAGCGCAAAGACCAGCTCCGGCTTGTGGTTAGGATCTTTGTAGTTACGCTCGGCGGCGTCTAACGGGATACCCGCCGCGTTCTCTTTCGCAAAGCCAATTTCAGACGCTTTCTTGTTCGGGTGAACCTGGATGGAGAGCGGCTTGTCGGCGCACAGCACCTTAAACAGGAACGGCAGTTCGCCGAAGCGCTGAGCGACCTTGTCACCCAGCAGCGCGGTTTTATCGGCGTCTATTACGTCGCGCAGGCTGCGTACCTGGCCGCTGGCGTCTTCAACTTTTGAGCTGCTCTTCGGGTGCGCACCCATCCACAGTTCTGCCATCGGCAGGTTGTTCGGGTTCGCGATACCGTAGAGATCCGTTAACGCAGTTTTACTTCCCCAGGCGTAGTTTTGCACCGAGTTAATGAGTTTTTGCATTATCAAGCCCTGATTCAATTAAGGAATTCACTCCGGGTATTAAAGCAATAAACCACATGGAAGTAACCTGTGGATGTAAAAAGTCGTACTAGTCTCAGTTTTTGTTAAAAAATTGTGTAGGATAAGCTGACTCGCTTTTAAGCCGGGCAGCGGAACATCTGCCCTGAATAAACAGACCGAAGCAGTAAGTGAGAGACCAATGTCGAATAAACCCTTCCATTATCAGGATCCTTTTCCCCTCAGTAAGGATCGGACCGAGTATTACCTGTTAACCCGCGATCACGTCTCCGTCTCTGAATTTGAAGGACAGGAGATTCTGAAGGTCGATCCTCAGGCGCTGACGCTGCTGGCGCAGCACGCTTTCCACGACGCCTCGTTTATGCTCCGTCCTGCGCACCAGCAGCAGGTGGCCGATATCCTTAGCGACCCGGAAGCCAGCGAAAACGATAAATACGTAGCTCTGCAGTTCCTGCGTAACTCCGATATCGCGGCGAAAGGCATTCTGCCAACCTGCCAGGATACCGGCACGGCGATCATCGTCGGTAAAAAAGGCCAGCGCGTCTGGACCGGCGGCGGTGATGAAGCGGCGCTGGCGCACGGCGTCTATAACACCTACACCGAAGATAACCTGCGCTACTCGCAAAACGCGGCGCTGGATATGTACAAAGAGGTCAATACCGGCACCAATCTGCCTGCACAGATCGATCTCTACAGCGTCGACGGTGATGAGTACAAATTCCTCTGTATCGCCAAAGGCGGCGGTTCGGCCAACAAAACCTATCTTTATCAGGAAACCAAAGCGCTGCTCACCCCGGGCAAGCTGAAAAACTACCTGGTTGAGAAGATGCGCACCCTCGGCACCGCGGCTTGCCCGCCGTACCATATTGCTTTTGTGATCGGCGGTACCTCGGCGGAAAGCACGCTGAAAACCGTCAAGCTGGCCTCAACCAAATACTACGACGGCCTGCCTACCGAAGGTAACGAGCATGGTCAGGCGTTCCGAGACGTGCAGCTTGAGCAGGAACTGCTGGAAGAGGCGCGTAACCTGGGCCTCGGCGCGCAGTTTGGCGGGAAATACTTTGCCCACGACGTGCGCGTGATCCGCCTGCCGCGTCACGGCGCCTCCTGTCCGGTCGGGATGGGCGTGTCCTGCTCTGCGGATCGCAACATCAAGGCGAAGATCAACCGCGAAGGCGTGTGGATCGAAAAACTGGAAAACAACCCGGGTAAATACATCCCGGAAGAGCTGCGTAAAGCGGGCGAGGGGGAAGCGGTTCGCGTTGACCTGAACCGTCCGATGAAAGAGATCCTGGCGCAGCTTTCTCAGTATCCGGTTTCGACCCGTCTCTCCCTGAACGGCACGATTATCGTGGGCCGCGACATCGCGCATGCGAAGCTGAAAGAGCGTCTGGACAACGGCGAAGGGCTGCCGCAGTACATTAAAGATCACCCGATCTACTACGCAGGCCCGGCGAAAACGCCTGAGGGGTATGCGTCCGGCTCGTTAGGCCCGACTACGGCAGGCCGTATGGACTCTTACGTTGACCAGCTGCAGGCTAACGGCGGCAGCATGATCATGCTGGCGAAAGGTAACCGCAGCCAGCAGGTGACGGACGCCTGCCACAAGCACGGCGGCTTCTACCTCGGCAGCATCGGCGGCCCGGCTGCGGTCCTGGCGCAGGGCAGCATCAAGAGCCTGGAGTGCGTGGAATACCCGGAACTGGGTATGGAAGCGATCTGGAAAATTGAAGTGGAAGACTTCCCGGCGTTTATCCTCGTGGATGACAAAGGCAACGATTTCTTCAAGCAGATCCAGTCGTCCCAGTGTTCGGCGTGCGTGAAGTAAGATAAAAAACCGGGTGGCGTAGCCGCCACCCGACATCAAAAAGAGCGCACAAAGCGCCATACCGTTTCTCAGAAGTCATCAATACTTATCCCTTAAGCATGTGAGCAATCCTTCTTTTGTTATCAAGGAGAAAGTAATGACCACGGTACGCCATGAGAAAGACTCGATGGGCGCCATCGACGTCCCGGCCGACAAGCTATGGGGCGCGCAAACCCAGCGTTCGCTGGAGCACTTCCGTATCTCGACCGAAAAAATGCCCGTCTCGCTGATTCAGGCGCTGGCGCTCACCAAACGCGCCGCCGCGAAAGTGAACCAGGATTTAGGCCTGCTGACGGCAGACAAAGCGACCGCCATCATCAACGCCGCCGACGAAGTGCTGGCGGGTAAGCATCCCGATGAATTCCCCCTCGCCATCTGGCAGACAGGTTCCGGTACCCAGAGCAACATGAACATGAACGAAGTGCTGGCGAACCGGGCCAGCGAGCTGCTGGGCGGCGTGCGCGGCATGGAGCGTAAGGTCCATCCGAACGATGACGTCAACAAAAGCCAGAGTTCTAACGACGTCTTCCCGACGGCGATGCACGTGGCGGCGGTCATCGCTATCCGCGAGCAGCTTATCCCGCAGCTCAACGTCCTGAGATCCACGCTCAACGAGAAAACGCAGGCCTTCCGCGACATCGTCAAAATTGGCCGTACGCACCTGCAGGACGCCACGCCGCTGACGCTCGGCCAGGAGATTTCCGGCTGGGTGGCGATGCTGGAACATAACCTGAAGCACATTGAATACAGCCTGCCGCATCTGGCGGAGCTGGCGCTCGGCGGGACGGCGGTCGGGACCGGGTTAAACACCCATCCAGAATACGCGGTGCGCGTGGCGGAAGAACTGGCAAACATCACCGGGCAGCCGTTCGTCACGGCGCCCAATAAGTTCGAAGCGCTGGCCACCTGCGATGCGCTGGTCCACACCCACGGCGCGCTGAAAGGGCTGGCGGCCTCGCTGATGAAAATCGCCAATGACGTGCGCTGGCTGGCCTCGGGTCCGCGCTGCGGCATCGGTGAAATCAGCATCCCGGAAAACGAGCCGGGCAGCTCAATCATGCCGGGTAAAGTCAACCCGACACAGTGCGAAGCCGTGACCATGCTCTGCTGTCAGGTGTTGGGCAACGACGTGGCCGTCAACCTGGGCGGTGCGTACGGCAACTTCGAGCTGAACGTCTATCGCCCGATGGTGATCCATAACGTTCTGCAATCGATTC from Enterobacter sp. JBIWA008 carries:
- the fumC gene encoding class II fumarate hydratase, producing MTTVRHEKDSMGAIDVPADKLWGAQTQRSLEHFRISTEKMPVSLIQALALTKRAAAKVNQDLGLLTADKATAIINAADEVLAGKHPDEFPLAIWQTGSGTQSNMNMNEVLANRASELLGGVRGMERKVHPNDDVNKSQSSNDVFPTAMHVAAVIAIREQLIPQLNVLRSTLNEKTQAFRDIVKIGRTHLQDATPLTLGQEISGWVAMLEHNLKHIEYSLPHLAELALGGTAVGTGLNTHPEYAVRVAEELANITGQPFVTAPNKFEALATCDALVHTHGALKGLAASLMKIANDVRWLASGPRCGIGEISIPENEPGSSIMPGKVNPTQCEAVTMLCCQVLGNDVAVNLGGAYGNFELNVYRPMVIHNVLQSIRLLADGMESFNEHCAVGIEPNRERISQLLNESLMLVTALNTHIGYDKAAEIAKKAHKEGLTLKASALALGYLTEAEFDAWVRPEAMVGSLK
- the manA gene encoding mannose-6-phosphate isomerase, producing the protein MQKLINSVQNYAWGSKTALTDLYGIANPNNLPMAELWMGAHPKSSSKVEDASGQVRSLRDVIDADKTALLGDKVAQRFGELPFLFKVLCADKPLSIQVHPNKKASEIGFAKENAAGIPLDAAERNYKDPNHKPELVFALTPFLAMNAFREFSEIVSLLQPVAGAHKAIAHFLENPNADALSQLFASLLNMQGEEKSHALAVLKAALGSQQGEPWETIRLIAEFYPDDSGLFSPLLLNVVKLNPGEAMFLFAETPHAYLQGVALEVMANSDNVLRAGLTPKYIDIPELVANVKFVAKPAAELLTQPVKNGAELDFPIPVEDFAFSLHDLSQAETAIAQESAAILFCVEGEATLRKGEQRLVLKPGESAFVAASESPVSVSGTGRLARVFNKL
- a CDS encoding YdgA family protein: MKKSVVAVGVIVALGVVWTGASWFTGKQLEGRLAEMVAQANGEIKRSAPEAGLELSYQNYHRGVFTSRMQLVVKPVAGAENGWLKPGQSVVLDEVVSHGPLPLAQLKSFNLIPSMASVHTVLVNNDVTKPLFDLAKNESPFDINTRISYAGDTSSDIALKALNYEKENEKVAFSGGHFKLDADRDGNVFSLTGEAESGLVNAVNEYNQKVQLTFSNLKADGNSRMTDFQERIGDQKLSLDKVAIAVEGKEMAVLEGMDVNGKSDVSKDGKSINTQLDYTLKSLKVQNQDLGTGKLSLKIGNIDGQAWHEFSQKYSKESQALLTDAALQQNPEVYQQQAMAVLFNNLPVLLKGEPVVTVAPLSWKNSKGETSFNLSLFLKDPATATGEPQTLAQEVDRSVKSLDSKLTIPMDMATEFMTQIAKLEGYGDEDAGKLANQQVKGLAAMGQMFRITKVDNNTISTSLQYANGQVTLNGDKMPLEDFVGMFGMPTLGMPEPAEPAAPAAPAAPQQ
- the fumA gene encoding class I fumarate hydratase FumA — protein: MSNKPFHYQDPFPLSKDRTEYYLLTRDHVSVSEFEGQEILKVDPQALTLLAQHAFHDASFMLRPAHQQQVADILSDPEASENDKYVALQFLRNSDIAAKGILPTCQDTGTAIIVGKKGQRVWTGGGDEAALAHGVYNTYTEDNLRYSQNAALDMYKEVNTGTNLPAQIDLYSVDGDEYKFLCIAKGGGSANKTYLYQETKALLTPGKLKNYLVEKMRTLGTAACPPYHIAFVIGGTSAESTLKTVKLASTKYYDGLPTEGNEHGQAFRDVQLEQELLEEARNLGLGAQFGGKYFAHDVRVIRLPRHGASCPVGMGVSCSADRNIKAKINREGVWIEKLENNPGKYIPEELRKAGEGEAVRVDLNRPMKEILAQLSQYPVSTRLSLNGTIIVGRDIAHAKLKERLDNGEGLPQYIKDHPIYYAGPAKTPEGYASGSLGPTTAGRMDSYVDQLQANGGSMIMLAKGNRSQQVTDACHKHGGFYLGSIGGPAAVLAQGSIKSLECVEYPELGMEAIWKIEVEDFPAFILVDDKGNDFFKQIQSSQCSACVK